From one Notolabrus celidotus isolate fNotCel1 chromosome 2, fNotCel1.pri, whole genome shotgun sequence genomic stretch:
- the fam78bb gene encoding protein FAM78B encodes MHGLIVLVLVQSRSAVLLHRPARLTWLLLTITFTCTAMGCIQSIACNKSRIKRENIVVYDLSATIDHCPTVIEENSPIVLRYKTPYFKASARIVMPPIPRNETWVVGWIQACTQMEFYNTYGDVGMSSWELPQLREGLVRAISDSDGVSYPWYGNTTETVTIVGPTSKPSRFIVSMNDNFYPSVTWAVPVSESNTPLLTNIKRDQSFTTWLVALNTTSREKILLHTIKWRMRVDIAVDPSLPLGSRARLVGRVHQDQPRVLTRMEPIPPNAMGRPNANDAQVLMWRPRRGPPLVVIPPK; translated from the exons ATGCACGGCCTcatagttctggttctggtccagtCCCGGTCAGCAGTGCTGCTCCACAGGCCCGCCAGGCTCACTTGGCTGCTCCTGACCATCACCTTTACCTGCACCGCCATGGGCTGCATCCAGAGTATAGCCTGTAACAAGTCCCGGATCAAAAGAGAGAACATCGTGGTGTATGACCTGTCTGCCACCATAGACCACTGCCCCACTGTCATCGAGGAGAACTCGCCCATAGTGCTGCGGTACAAGACGCCCTATTTCAAAGCCTCCGCGCGGATTGTGATGCCCCCAATCCCGCGCAACGAGACCTGGGTGGTGGGCTGGATCCAGGCGTGCACCCAGATGGAATTTTACAACACCTATGGAGACGTCGGCAT GTCGAGCTGGGAGCTGCCTCAGCTCCGTGAAGGTCTGGTGAGAGCCATCAGCGACTCAGACGGCGTGAGCTACCCCTGGTatggaaacacaacagagacgGTTACCATAGTGGGCCCCACCTCCAAGCCATCCCGTTTCATTGTTAGTATGAATGACAATTTTTACCCCAGCGTCACCTGGGCTGTGCCGGTCAGTGAATCCAACACACCCTTGCTGACAAACATTAAAAGGGACCAGAGCTTCACCACCTGGCTGGTGGCATTAAACACAACGTCAAGGGAAAAGATCCTGCTCCACACAATCAAGTGGAGGATGAGGGTGGATATCGCAGTGGATCCGTCCCTGCCTCTTGGCTCCAGGGCCAGGCTGGTGGGACGAGTGCACCAGGACCAGCCGCGGGTGCTGACCCGCATGGAGCCCATTCCTCCTAACGCCATGGGGAGGCCCAATGCCAATGACGCCCAGGTTCTGATGTGGAGGCCAAGAAGAGGGCCTCCACTTGTTGTCATACCACCTAAGTAG